Within the Methanofastidiosum sp. genome, the region TACCGAATGCATTAGCAACTGCTGGCAGATGCAGAACAGTGTTTGATGATCCACCTATTCCCATATCAACTCTAATTGCATTTTCAAAGCTCATCTTAGTAATTATGTCTTTTGGTTTCAAGTCCTTCTTAACAAGTTCTACTACAAGCTTCCCTGTTTGATAAGCTATTTCTTCTTTTCTCTTATCAGTTGCATGAACAGTAGCGCTCCCAGGAATTGAAAGACCCAACGCTTCAGTCATACAAGCCATTGAGTTTGCCGTAAATAGACCTGCACATGCTCCAGCACCTGGACAACTTCTCTTTTCTATTTCTCTAAGTTCCTTCTCATATATATCTCCTTTTTTAAAGCTACCAATGGCCTCAAAGATTGATATCAGATCAAGTTGCTTACCTTTGTATTCTCCTGGCTCCATTGGGCCTCCAGTGACCATAACAGCTGGAATATTTATCCTACCGGCAGCCATAAGCATACCTGGCGTTATCTTGTCACAATTTGTAACTCCTACCCACCCATCAAAGAGATGAGAAGAAACCATAAGTTCAACAGAATCAGCAATTATGTCTCGTGATGGCAGAGAATATCTCATGCCTTGATGCCCCATAGCAATTCCATCACATATGCCTGGCATACCAAATTCAAACGGGATACCACCCGCATCTCTAATACCTTTCTTTACAAGGTCTGTAAGTTTTCTAAGATTAATGTGGCCTGGCACTATTTCTGAATAAGCTGAGGCTACACCTATAAACGGTTTCTTAAAGTCCGCATCTTTTAGTCCATCAGCCCTCAACAGTCCTCTTGCCCCTGCCTTATCAATATCCTCTTTAATTATTGAACTTCTCACTTACTCACATCCACAAACTTTGATAATCCATATTCAACGCTATCTACCAGAGAGTACCAGCTTGCTGTTATTATGTTTTCAGAAACTCCAACGGTATCCCACATCTTGTTGTAACCATGAGTCCTTATCAAAACTCTGACAACTGACCCAGTTCCTTCCTCACCTTCAAGAACCCTAACTTTATAGTCGGTAAGATTAAAGTTTTTTATTTCAGGATAAGCTCCAATTAGAGCTTTTCTTAGAGCCTTGTCCAGAGCATTTACAGGGCCGTTACCCTCTGCAGCTGTATGGAACTCTTTATCATTTACTCTAAGCTTTATTGTAGCTTCAGAGCGGGATTCCATATCTCCTCTTTTGTCAATAACAACTCTAAATCCTTCAAGATCGAAGAACTTCTTGTAAGTTCCTAGAGCTTTCTTCATCAAAAGCTCAAATGAGGCCTCTGCACCTTCAAACTGATAACCTTCGTTTTCAAGTTTTTTTATCTTTTCAAGTATGAAATCAAGTTTAGCATCAGCAGATTCTAGGTCAACACCGTACTCTTTGGCCTTAAAAATAATATTGCTTCTACCTGATAATTCAGAAACTATGACTCTTGTCCTGTTTCCTACAAGTTCTGGTTTAATATGCTCATATGTATCCGGGTGTCTTTGAATAGCACTGACGTGTATTCCACCTTTATGAGCAAATGCACTTGAGCCCACATATGGTTGATGCATCTCAGGAGAGATATTCCCGAGTTCTGCTATGTATGCTGAAACATTCTTTAGTTTACTTAGCTGTTCATCTGAGATACAGTTAAGCTTCATCTTAATTTTAAGGCCAGGAATTATTGAGCAAAGATTTGCATTACCGCATCTCTCTCCATATCCATTGATAGTCCCTTGAACATGTACCGCTCCATTTTTGACGGCTTCAAGTGAGTTTGCAACAGCGCATTCTGAATCATTATGGGCGTGAATACCAATCTTACTTTTTACATCTGATTTAATTTCACTAATAATACTTCCAATCTCAAAGGGCAGGCTCCCTCCATTTGTATCACATAAAGATATGCAGTCTGCACCCGCTTTGTCAGCTTCTTTAATTGTCGACATGGCATATTCTTTGTTTCTCTTATATCCGTCAAAGAAATGCTCCGCGTCGTAAATAACTTCAATTCCATGCTCCTTTAAGAATACAATAGAATCATAGATCATCTCTAAGTTCTTTTCAAGTGGAATTTTTAATGCTTCAATTACATGAAAATCCCAACTCTTTCCAAAAATCGATGCAACTTCTGTGTCCACATCTATAATTGCCTTTAAGTTAGGATCATCTTCAGCCTTTAGCTTTGCTCTTCTTGTGCTCCCAAATGCACAAATTTTTGAAGTAGACAGAGAAAGAGCTTTGGCATTTTTAAAAAACTCTACATCCTTAGGATTTGAGCCAGGCCATCCACCCTCGATGTAATGTATTCCTAGTTCGTCAAGCTTTTCACATACCTTCAACTTATCATTAGCGGAGAAGGATATACCTTCTCCCTGTGTTCCGTCTCTCAAGGTTGTATCAAAAAGCCTTATCATTTTTTTCTCCTTATTCTTTCATCTTCTTGACTATTTCATCTCCAACCTCAGTTGTCTTAGAAGTTCCACCAAGATCCTGTGTTCTTACCTTTCCTTCTTCCAATACTTTGACTACAGCCTTTTCAATCAATGCCGCTGTTTTTGGCTCTCCGATAGTTTCTAGCATCATAACTCCACTCAATATTGTGGCAAGTGGATTTGAAACATTCTTTCCCTTGTATTTTGGCGCAGAGCCATGTATTGGCTCAAACATTGAAACACCATCAGGATTAATATTTCCTCCAGCTGCAAGACCTAGACCTCCTTGGATCATAGCTCCAAGATCAGTGATTATATCTCCAAACATATTTGGAGCAACAACAACCTGGTACCACTGTGGCTGTTTCACAAACCACATTGTAATCGCATCGACAAATGCGAATTCAGTTTCATAACCAGGATATTCCTTTGATACATCTTCAAAAACGTCTCTCCATAAACTGTAAATATTTGTCAAGACGTTGGCCTTATCAACAGATGTTACTCTTTTCTTACCCTTCATCTTAGCAAGTTCAAATGCATATCTTATAACCCTCTCAGAACCTGCTCTCGAGATCATACCTATTTGATATGCTATCTCTTCAGGTCTATCGATATCAATACCCATATTAAACTTTACTTCGTAAAGATCTCTTATTACCTCAAGTTCTTCTTTGTTCTTTGTTCCTTTGAACCTTCCACCAATTCCTATGTAGAAATCTTCTGTGTTCTCTCTAATAACGTGGAAGTTGATGTCTTTGTAGGATTTATCCTTTAGTGGACAAGGAACATTTGGATAAGATACAATTGGTCTTAAATTTACATATTGATCAAAATAAAATCTCATCTTGAGGAGGATACCCTTTTCAAGTACTCCAGGGGCGACCCTTGGGTCACCAATAGCACCAAAGTATATTGCATCCTTTTTCTTAAGTTCCTTTAGAGTTTCTTCAGTAATTAATTCTCTAGTTTTTAAGTATTGTTCAGACCCGTTTTGGTAGTATTCCCATTCAATACCTAAACCTGTTATGTCGCATGCTGCGTCTATTACCTTCTTTCCTTCTTCGATTATCTCAGGTCCTATGCCGTCACCGGGCATTATGGCTATTTTTTTCATTTAGAGCCTCCTTCACGTATTCCATCAACCCACCCTTTTCTACTATTTTAAGCAAAAAGGCAGGTAGTGGTTTGAATTCAAAGACCTCACCAGATCTTTTGTTCTTTATAGTTCCTCTTTTCAGATCGACTAAAAGTTCATCTCCTTCATTGGCCTTAATATCACATTCAATTAATGTCAGACCTAAATTAATAGAATTTCTAAAAAATATTCTTGCATAACTTTTTGCAATAACACAAGATATGCCTGCTCCCATCAGCGCTCTTGGTGCATGTTCTCTGGAGGATCCACATCCAAAGTTTCTTCCAGCAACTATCATGTCACCTTGCTTTACTATATTTACGAATTCTGGCCTTACTTTTACAAAAGCGTTTTTTGCAAGTTCTTTGGGATCTCCAGTAACTAAAAATTCAGCAGGTATTATCTGATCAGTGTCAACATTGTCCCCGAATTTAATGGCTCTCCCTTCAAGAATTTCCTTCATTAAAGCACCTCTCGTGGATCAACTATTCTTCCTTCTAATGCAGAAGCCGTCACTACAGCAGGATTTGCTAAATAGACCTCTGAGTTCTTGTGGCCCATTCTCCCTATGAAGTTCCTGTTTGTAGTAGCAACACATTTTTCACCGTCAGCAAGTATACCCATGTATCCACCAAGGCATGCGCCACATGTTGGTCCACAGACAAAACAGTCAGCCTTTTCAAAGATGTCAATTAATCCTTCTTTTAAAGCTTGGTAAAAGACTTCCTTTGTTGCAGGAACAACAAGCATTCTAACTTCTGGGTTAATCTTTCTACCCTTTAGAATTTCAGCTGCTATCCTTAAATCTTCAATTCTGCCGTTAGTGCAGGATCCAAGATATGCTTGGTCAATCTTCACGTCAACATCAGAAGCAGGGGCGGTGTTACTCGGTAAAAAGGGCTTTGCAACAGTAGGTGGTATATCTGCTGCATCATATTTTAGCTCTTCAATATAATAAGCATCAGCATCCGAATAAACTGGATTGTAGCTTCCCCTTACTCTTTCCTGAAGATATTCAAATACCTTATCATCTGGAGGTATAATGCCAGCTTTTCCTCCTGCCTCTATAGCCATATTTGAAATGGATATCCTATCAGAAAGTGTTAAGTTCTCAATAGTATTCCCATAATATTCCATAGCTTGATATAAAGCGCCCTCAACTCCAATATCTCCTATCACATGGAGTATGATATCTTTTCCATAAACATAATTGTCAAGCTTACCGTTGACTGTAATTTTAATGCTGTCAGGTACTTTTAACCAAAGCTTACCAATAGCCATAACAGCCGCAGCTTCAGTTGAACCTATACCTGTTGAGAATGCCCCTAAAGCACCGTAACTACAAGTATGTGAATCTGCACCTACAATTAGCCTACCTGGTGCAACAAACCCCTTCTCGATCATAAGTTGGTGACATACTCCACCCCTTCCAACCTCAAAGTAGTTTTCTATTTCATATTTTTTTGCAAAATCTCTCATCCTTTTTGCCTGCTCAGCAGAGGCAACATCCTTGTTAGGAACATAATGGTCTGGAATAAGGACTATCTTCTCTTTAAACGGTTTTGTGCCTTTTGGGAGCTTTTCAAACTGCTCAAATGCAGGCAGTCCAGTTACGTCATTTACCATGACGTAATCCACATTAGCTTCAACTATCTGCCCAGCCTCAGTATTGACCCCGGCTTTATTTCCTATTATTTTTTCTGATATGGTCTTTCCCATAAAAATCAACTAAAAAATAAAAATTTAAATTATTTTATTTTTTTTCAGGTTTTAAGAACATTTTCCGGATGTCCTTACCTACTTCTTCTATGAGTTTTTCGCTACCCTCTTTTCTTGCTCTTGTGAGAACAGGTCTTCCTGTGTAGTTCTCCATCATGAATTCTCTTGCAAATTCACCTGATTTGATGTTATCAAGAACTTCGTACATTCTTTCTCTGACTGAGTCATCGATTATCATTGGACCTCTTGTTCTTCCACCATATTCTGCGGTGTTTGAAACTCTTTCCCACATTAGCTCTAGCCCACCTTCATAGAAAAGATCTACAATTAACTTCATTTCATTCAAACATTCAAAATAAGCAATTTCTGGCTGGTAACCTTCACTTACCAATGTTTCAAAACCAGCTGTGATAAGTTCCGTAATTCCACCACAAAGAACACATTGCTCTCCAAATATATCGGTTATAGCTTCTTCTTCAAATGTAGTTTCAACTACCCCTGCTTTTGTTAAGTTCATTGCTTTTGCCATTGCAAGTGCGGTATGTTTTGCCTTTCCAGTGTAATCCTGCTCAACAGCTAAAAGCGCTGGAGCTCCAAAGCCTTCCTTGTAAAGTCTTCTAAGTTCACTACCTGGTGTTTTAGGCGCAACCATTACTACATCAACAAATTCTGGTGGCTTAATCTGATTAAATGTTATATTAAATCCATGAGAAAAGCTAAGAACATCGCCTTCCTTTAGATTGTCTTTTATGTATTTTGAGTATACATGTGGCTGGACCTCATCAGGTATCAAGATGTGAACGATGTCTCCTGCCTTTGCAGCATCTTCAACACTCATCGTCTTAATCCCCGCATCCTTAGCACAGTTCCATGACTTTCCACCTTCATTTACTCCAACGACAACGTCAATACCGCTATCGTGTAAACATAGGGCCTGTGCCCTTCCTTGATTTCCGTAACCTATTACTGCTACCTTTTTACCTTGTAAATATTTAAGGTCTGCATCACAATCATAATACATTGTTGCCATAATTTAACCTCCGCTTTTCTTTTCAATATCCCTAGAAATGGCAGTAACTCCCGTCCTGAAGAGTTCTTTTATGCCAAAGTTCTTCATTGTCTCAACAAATCTGTCAATATCAAGCGGGTCTGCTGTTATCTCTAGGGTTATTGTTCTTATACTAATATCTACTATATTTGATTTAAATGCATTGGCTATTTCTATAACCTCTGCCCTATTTTCCTTGTCAGCATAAACCTTCAATAGACATAGATCCCTTACTACAGATGTATTCGTATCCAAGATATTTACTTTAACAACCTCTATGAGTTTGTTTAGTTGTTTTTCTATCTTTTCGATTTCTCGTTCATCCCCAGTCATTACTATAGTCATTCGGCTCATACCTTCTTTTTCTGAAGGAGAAACAGTTAAGGAATGAATATTAATACCTCTTCTAGAAAACATCCCACTCATCCTCGTTAGGGATCCTGCTTCATCTTCCACTAGAACTGATATTATCTGTGTTGGCATCTTCCCACTCCTATCATCTCATCAACACTGCCTCCAGGCGGGATCATTGGAAGAATATTTGTTTCAGACTCTATCTTAAAATCTAAGACTGAAACAACGCCCGAATCAAAAGCATTTTTCAGTGCCTTTTCGATGTCACTTGCCTTTTCAACTCTTTCTCCATATGCACCAAAAGATTCTGCAAGTTTTACAAAGTCAGGTATTGTTCCAAGTTTTGTTCCAGCATATCTCTTATCCCAGAATAACTCCTGCCACTGTCTAACCATACCTAGGAATGAGTTGTTTAATACAGCGACAACTACAGGTATATTTTCAGCCATTGCAGTTGCTAACTCTTGACAGACCATTAAAAATGACCCGTCACCAGCAATATCCAAAACTTGACTATCTGGCTTTGCAACCTTTGCCCCAATTGCAGCTGGGAACCCAAATCCCATCGTTCCAAGTCCCCCTGAGGACATAAACTGCCTTGGCTTTTTTGTAATATAGTAGTGAGCTGCAAACATCTGATTCTGGCCTACCTCTGTAGTGACAATAGCATTGTCGTCAAGGAAATTATTAATTGTCTTAATTATAAGTTCAGGTGTAAGCTTCCCATTATGTTTTACGGTTTCACATTCTTCACACATGCTATGAAGCTGATTGACTCTCTTTCTCCAAATATTTGTGTCTTTTTTAACATCTTCATATTTCTTGATAAATTTAATTAAGTCCCTTATCACAAGATTGGCATCTCCTACAAGTGGGAAATCTACAGGGATATTTTTGTTTAATTCTGAAGAATCTATATCACAGTGAATTTTTATTGCATCAGGTGCGAAAGATTCAAGACCCCAACCTGTTGTTCTATCGGAGAATCTACATCCAATGACTAATAGAACATCACAGTTATTGATCATTTTATTTGCACCAAGTCTCCCATGCATCCCTACCATCCCAAGAGAAAGAGGGTGAGTTTCAGCTATAGCACCCTTCCCCATTAGAGTAGTCGCTACTCCAGCCCCGAGATACTCTGCCAAAATCCTTAAGTCTTCAGAGGCGTTTGCAAGTATTACCCCCCCTCCTGCAAGGATTAAAGGTCTTTCTGCCTCAACAAGTTTTTGTGCAATTCTCTTAAGCTGAAGTGGATTTGGAACTATGCTTGGATTATACCCGGCAAATTTTACCTCTCCGTGATGATACTCTTTCGATGTTTTTTGTTGGACATCATTAGGCAAATCTATAACTACTGCACCTTTCCTGCCTGTATTTGCTATCTTAAATGCACCTTTGATTGTCCTGGATAAATGGTCTGTAGATTTTACCAAGAAGTTGTGCTTTGTTATAGGCATCGTGATTCCAAATGTGTCTGCCTCTTGAAATGCATCAGTACCAATTGCTTTAGTTGAAACTTGAGCTGTAAAAGCCACAATAGGAATAGAGTCCATTGTCGCATTCAATAAACCAGTTATAAGATTAGTCGCACCAGGGCCGGAAGTTGCCATACAAACTCCCGGACCTCCAGATGCCCTAGCATAACCATCAGCAGCGTGAGCCGCTCCTTGCTCATGTCTCACAAGGATACTTCTAATATCCTTTTCTTCATAAAGTTCATCATAAAGAGGTATTAATTGGCCTCCGGGAAACCCAAAGATATGTTTAACATTTTCCTCTTTTAGACATTTGACAACGATTTCTGTTCCTTTTAGACCATCATTCATTTCGTTTTCGCCTCTTTACCTATTTTTCTTAGTTTATTTATGGCTTCAATTGCCGCATTGACACTTGTCATGACTATATCCGAGCCAACACTCTTTCCAATTGCCTTAATACTGTCCTCATTTATTATCCTGACAGATACTTGACATAGCGCATCAGATCCACCTGTGATTGCTTCAAGTCTGTACTCTTCAAGTGTGATCTTTTCAGGAACAATAGATTTTATTGCATTTAAAGCCGCATCAACTGCACCATTGCCTATGTTTGAACCAATCTTTTTGTTTCCATTGATATTTAGAATTGCTGTCGCTGTTGGTGTAATATGAAGGCCCGATATTATTGACATCTCTTCAAGTTTTACTTCTTTCTCTTCATCTGGTACCTTTCCGACATATCCTGCAGCTATTGCTATTAAGTCTTCATCTGTGATCTTCTTGCCACTCTCTCTTATTCTCTTTACATCATCGACAATCTCAAGAACCTGTTCTTTTGTGAGACCAATTCCAAAGTCCTTAAGTTTTTTTTCAACAGCATGTATACCTGTATGTTTTCCAACAACAATCTCGCTTTCCCTTCCAACTAACTTAGGTGTGAGGGGTTCATAACAGAAGGCTTTGCTTAATACACCATGGACATGTATGCCCGATTCATGGGCAAAAGCATTTTCACCAACAATAGCCTTATTCGGTTGTACAACAACACCTGATATTCTTGAAACTAGTTTAGAGATATATGTTAGTCTTGTGGTATCAAGAGAGAATCTGACACCGTAAAGTGCCATGAGGCTCATAACTGTTTCCTCTAATGAAGCATTTCCTGCTCTCTCCCCAAGACCATTAATTGTGCAGTGGACCTGTTTGGCACCACTTTCAACTGAAGCAAGAGAATTAGCAACTGCAAGACCAAAATCATTATGGCAATGGACACTTATTGGTACATTGATATCATCAACAAGTTCTTTTATCAGGTATCTCATTGCTTTTGGCATAATTGTACCAACGGTATCTGGGACATTGATATAATCTACACCTGCATCTCTTACAGCCCTATGCATCTCTTTAAGGTACTCAAGTTCAGTTCGAGTTGCATCTTCACATGAAAATTCTACTTCAACGCCGTGATCCTTTGCATATTCAACACCCTCTATGGCTTTATCCATAATTTCTTCTTTAGACATCTTGAGCTTAAACTCACGATGTAGGGGGGATGTAGCAATAAAAGTGTGAACTCTATCAACATTACATTCTAATGCGATGTCAATATCTTTTTTGTTAGATCTTGCAAGGCCGCAAACCTTTGCCTTTAAACCCATATCGCATACTTTTTTAATAGCATCTTTCTCTCCGGCAGATGTTATGGGAAATCCAGCCTCAATAGCATCAACCCCTAATAGATCAAGACTTTCAGCTATCTTCATCTTTTCCTCTATGTTAAATGCTACTCCAGGGGTCTGTTCTCCATCTCTAAGAGTTGTATCAAATATCTTGATACCTTGAATATTCATCTTTTCTAGTACTTTCTTATTATAGTCGCTTACACAAATAACTTCTTCCATATTATCCACCTATCAAAATAAATTATATAGTAAGTTCTCTCAAATGAAAAAAAATCACTTACAATCTTGATATTGCAGGTAAGACTACGGAGAAAATTTATACAGAATTTATACCTTTGCGAGGGGCAAAAATGCACCCCCCCTAATCACTAACTCCATAGTATGCACCTAATGCATTTTAATGCCAATTTATTTCTTTTTAAAGGTTTCGGTTATTTTTGCCTAAAATTTAAAAGAAAATAAAAATATTTTATTATATAGTAGTTTTTTTAGTTTCTAGTTTTCTAGCAATGTATTTTTCTATTTCAACCACAATGAAGCTTGTTGTTGCGACTAGAGTTAAAGGAATCCACCATATTGCTGGAAACGGAGCAGTTCTAAAAGGACTTGTTCCGAACAAAGGCTCTGAGTAGACTAAGATGACTTGTAAGACCAAAGTAGTCAATGCCCCAAGTATTAACCATTTATTTCTAAGTGGATTTATTTTAAACGCAGTACCCTTTAGAGATCTTGCTGTGAAAAGATACCCTACTTCAATCATTATTATTGTTGTGAATGCAATTGTCTGTGCCTGTGGCATAAATTCAAGAGCATTATCTACAGTCTTAAAGAATAGCAGAAACATTGAAAATATCATTGTCACTTCAATGATAGAAACTATTCCTACTCTTCTTATAAAGAACTTGTTGAATAGTTTTTCATTGGGGTCTCTTGGCGGTCTTTGTAATAATCCTTTTTCAGCTGGCTCCCATATAAGAGGAATTGCGCATGCAATAGCGATAATTAAATTGACCCATAATATCTGTACTGGCTCTATTGGTAATCTATGGCTAAAAACTGGTATTAATGGAGCTAAGAATAATGCACCTGCCATCGCAAGTCCTTGACCTCCATTTGTTGGCATTATGTACAAGATAACTTTCCAGATATTATCATAGACGTGTCTACCTTCTTCAACAGCATCAACAATAGTAGCAAAATTATCATCAGCTAAAATTATGTCCGATGCTTCCTTGCTTACCTCAGTTCCACCAATACCCATAGCAACGCCTATATCTGCAGCCTTCAAAGCTGGGGCATCATTCACACCATCTCCTGTCATTGCAACTATATGTCCTTTTCTCTGAAGTTGTTTTGTAATTCTATACTTATGCTCTGGCTCGACTCTTGCGTATACTGAAACATTATTAACTACTTCGAAAAGTTGATCATCTGTCATTTCTGAAATCTCTTTTCCTGTCAATACTTCGTCTTCACCATCACCTATCTTTAGTTGCCTTGCAACAGCTTTTGCTGTTAAGGCATGGTCTCCAGTAATCATTATGGAACGAATCCCTGCTGTTTTACATTTTTCTATTGCATCAATAGCTTCTTTTCTGGGCGGATCTATCATACCTTGGGCGCCAACAAAAGTTAAATCAGAGATATCTTTTTCATCGAGTGAAAGTTTATCTTTAGGAACTTTCTTATAAGCCATGGCCAATACCCTCAAGGCATCCTTGGCCATATCTTCTACATTCTTCAATATTAATTCTTTATCTAACGGTAATTTTTTCCCATCAACTAGTTGATTCTTGCAAGATTTTAGAATTCTTTCGGGAGAACCTTTTACATAGATGATGTTCTCTTCCCCATCTTCATGCAATGTTGCCATGTACTGCTGTTTTGGCTCAAATGGTATTTCATCTAATTTTAGAAGTTTTTCATCGACACCAGCTTTGATTGCAGAAACAACCAATGCTGCTTCTGTATGACTTCCTTTAGCAATATATCTTTCTTTTTCTTTTAAAATCCCAGAATTATTGCATAGAAATCCGGTTCTTAAAGTTTGTATTAATTCAGGTGTTAACTTTGCTTGAGTATTTCCATCTTTTTCTAAGATTTGGCCTACTGGTTCGTATCCTACACCTTCAATAAAATACATTTTGTTTCCACTAAACATTCGGACAGCTGTCATCTCATTTTTGGTCAGAGTTCCAGTTTTATCCGAACATATTACTGTCACACTTCCTAAAGTTTCTGCAGCTGGTAAGTTTCTGACAATAGCATTTTTTCTTGCCATAACGGTGGAACCGACTGCAAAAGCAGCGATTATAGCTCCAGCAAGTCCTTCTGGTATCAATGCCACAATCATACCAATCATGGCGAGAAACATATAGACAATTTCGTATCCCTCTAGTATTCCCAACCCAAACATCAGTACTCCAAATGAAACAATTGAAATAATCAATAACTTGACAAATGCAGAAATCTTTTTTAGTATTGGAGGAGTTGTCTGGCCAGAGCTTTTCATGAGCTTTGCTATTTTTCCAATTTCAGTTTCTTCTGCTGTTGCATATACGATACCTTGCCCTCTTCCACTAATTACAAAGGTTCCCCCATAAGCCATGCAGTATTTTCCTTCATTATTTTTATTATTAGGATCGTCCTCAGGCCCTTTTCGAACTGGCATGGACTCTCCTGTAAGCATTGATTCATCTAAGTGCAAACTCTTTGAAGATAGTATCCTAAGGTCGGCAGGGATTTTATCTCCAGATTCTATAATTACGATGTCTCCTGGGACAAGTTCTATTGCAGGGATAATCTTGTGTTCTCCATCTCTTATTACCTTGCATTTATCAACAAGCATATCCTTAAGAGCGTCAATTGAGGCTTCAGCTTTCCCTTCTTGGATAAAACCAATAATTGCTGTTGCTAAAACAACACCTACGATAACCCACATGTCCATTATAATGTCTTCTTCTCCCATGAAAGCCCATAGGAAAAAGCATGCCAATGCTGCAACTATAAGAACAATTAGTAAAGGATTATTAAATTGCATTAAAAATCTTATAAGCGGCCCTCTTTTCTTGAATTTAATTTCATTATATCCATATTTTTCGAGTCTTTTGGTCGCTTCATCAGAAGAGAGACCGCCCGTGGATGTTCCCAACTTCTTTAGTATGTCATTACTAGTTAATTTACACCAATCTAATTTTGTTTCCACAAACATCCCTCCTTTATTATTTTTATTTTACCAGATGAGGTAATTAACTTCTATTTATAAAATTTTCGTTTACCCTAATTTTTCTCCTATTCATTACGTTTTCATGAAATGTTTCAACCTGAGATATTATATTCAAAAAACTAATCACTGCCTATTTGTTCAACTTATTAAATATTTCATGAATATATATTTAATTTATTTATAATTATTAATCCGTAATCTTTATAAATCTCCAAAATTTTGACCATTTGTTCCTTAGTAGAACTAGGAGGATGTTCTGATGGTAAGAGAATTAATAAAAAATCTAAACCAAAGGAGCATTTTAACACTCCCAATTCTCTCTATTTTAGTTTTGGGAATGATAGGATGTGTCTTTGAAAAAGATAGTGTATCAGAAAGCGAATTACTAATAGTTAAGGCAAATCAAGAGCTTATACAATCTACCAAAAACTTGGATATATATCTTGAGAACATATTAGGATTAAACGAAGAGGATCTAGCTACTTACATTTTTGACTTCAGAACTTACGAAGAAGGTATAGCAAAAGGCCAATATTTTGTGAATAATTACAACTTCTTCGATGAACATAAATTACTCTTAGAAGAGATAGAAGTCAATAACAGTAAAGCTTTAGAATTATTCGACCAAGCTTTAAATACAGGCCCTGATAGCGTTGAAGAAGAATATATCCTAATGAAGATATCAGTGATTAGTAAATATAAAGAGGCAGTTACTATTTCAAAAAATCTTACTGAAAAACAGGAAACATTTAAACGCTACCTTGATAATTCGCTCAGTCAAAGCATGACTACATGTACCCCA harbors:
- a CDS encoding HAD-IC family P-type ATPase — protein: METKLDWCKLTSNDILKKLGTSTGGLSSDEATKRLEKYGYNEIKFKKRGPLIRFLMQFNNPLLIVLIVAALACFFLWAFMGEEDIIMDMWVIVGVVLATAIIGFIQEGKAEASIDALKDMLVDKCKVIRDGEHKIIPAIELVPGDIVIIESGDKIPADLRILSSKSLHLDESMLTGESMPVRKGPEDDPNNKNNEGKYCMAYGGTFVISGRGQGIVYATAEETEIGKIAKLMKSSGQTTPPILKKISAFVKLLIISIVSFGVLMFGLGILEGYEIVYMFLAMIGMIVALIPEGLAGAIIAAFAVGSTVMARKNAIVRNLPAAETLGSVTVICSDKTGTLTKNEMTAVRMFSGNKMYFIEGVGYEPVGQILEKDGNTQAKLTPELIQTLRTGFLCNNSGILKEKERYIAKGSHTEAALVVSAIKAGVDEKLLKLDEIPFEPKQQYMATLHEDGEENIIYVKGSPERILKSCKNQLVDGKKLPLDKELILKNVEDMAKDALRVLAMAYKKVPKDKLSLDEKDISDLTFVGAQGMIDPPRKEAIDAIEKCKTAGIRSIMITGDHALTAKAVARQLKIGDGEDEVLTGKEISEMTDDQLFEVVNNVSVYARVEPEHKYRITKQLQRKGHIVAMTGDGVNDAPALKAADIGVAMGIGGTEVSKEASDIILADDNFATIVDAVEEGRHVYDNIWKVILYIMPTNGGQGLAMAGALFLAPLIPVFSHRLPIEPVQILWVNLIIAIACAIPLIWEPAEKGLLQRPPRDPNEKLFNKFFIRRVGIVSIIEVTMIFSMFLLFFKTVDNALEFMPQAQTIAFTTIIMIEVGYLFTARSLKGTAFKINPLRNKWLILGALTTLVLQVILVYSEPLFGTSPFRTAPFPAIWWIPLTLVATTSFIVVEIEKYIARKLETKKTTI